Proteins co-encoded in one Alcanivorax sp. genomic window:
- the pgeF gene encoding peptidoglycan editing factor PgeF, giving the protein MTLPDRSDWLWPDWHPHPAVRVAVTTRAGSHSPQPWDGFNLGLNCGDQSTRVEQARHHVEKLLQADHPAAWLWQVHGKRVIRADDPDNEADGVWTDQQRWPCVVLTADCLPVLLARQDGSAVAAVHAGWRGLQAGIVAEGVNRIAPNGEPVSAWLGPAICGKCYQVGDEVYRAFVDANPAFKTAFSQDATPHHWRFSVAHAAMTELANLGVDDVQGGELCTACDLERFYSYRKEGETGRFASLIWLDESS; this is encoded by the coding sequence ATGACGTTACCTGATCGCTCAGACTGGCTCTGGCCCGACTGGCATCCTCACCCGGCCGTACGGGTGGCGGTGACCACCCGGGCAGGCAGCCATTCCCCACAACCCTGGGATGGCTTCAATCTGGGTTTGAATTGCGGAGATCAGTCCACTCGGGTAGAGCAGGCTCGCCATCATGTGGAAAAGCTGCTGCAAGCCGATCATCCTGCCGCCTGGTTGTGGCAAGTGCATGGCAAGCGCGTGATTCGCGCCGATGATCCGGATAATGAAGCTGATGGTGTCTGGACCGATCAGCAGCGCTGGCCCTGTGTGGTGCTGACGGCCGATTGTCTTCCTGTGCTGCTGGCCAGGCAGGATGGTTCCGCGGTCGCCGCGGTGCATGCCGGTTGGCGGGGCCTTCAGGCGGGGATTGTTGCCGAGGGCGTGAACAGGATTGCCCCCAACGGCGAACCTGTCAGCGCCTGGCTGGGGCCTGCGATCTGCGGCAAATGCTATCAGGTCGGTGATGAAGTCTATCGCGCCTTCGTGGATGCGAATCCCGCCTTCAAAACTGCTTTCAGCCAGGATGCCACACCCCACCACTGGCGCTTCTCCGTGGCTCACGCCGCCATGACCGAACTGGCCAACCTCGGCGTCGACGATGTACAGGGCGGCGAACTGTGCACCGCCTGTGACCTGGAGCGCTTCTATTCCTATCGCAAGGAAGGTGAGACGGGGCGGTTTGCGTCGTTGATCTGGCTGGATGAGAGCAGTTAA
- the rluD gene encoding 23S rRNA pseudouridine(1911/1915/1917) synthase RluD translates to MGHLGGEKIQRTEQVQAEQAGQRVDQAAAELFDGFSRSRLQSWIKDGVLTVDGKKARPKDKLTGTESLSLEVVIEPELEDQAQAIALDVVYEDDDLIVINKPTGLVVHPAAGHADGTLLNGLLHHDERLNSLPRAGIVHRLDRDTTGLMVVARSLEAHTSLVSQLQDKSLFRQYEAIAVGVMTGGGKVDAPIGRHPVDRKRQAVVKEGGKEAVTHYRVMDRYRAHTRIQVKLETGRTHQIRVHMAYRNYPLVGDPLYGGRLKFPAGATEELRQALRRFPRQALHARKLGLIHPASGEYCEFEAPLPDDMQGLIKVLEDDAANA, encoded by the coding sequence ATGGGACATCTTGGCGGCGAGAAAATTCAACGTACCGAGCAGGTGCAAGCGGAACAGGCGGGCCAGCGGGTGGATCAGGCGGCGGCCGAGCTGTTTGACGGATTTTCCCGTTCCCGTCTGCAGAGCTGGATCAAGGACGGAGTGCTCACTGTCGATGGCAAGAAGGCCAGACCCAAGGACAAGCTTACCGGAACCGAATCCCTCAGCCTGGAAGTGGTGATCGAACCTGAACTGGAAGATCAGGCCCAGGCCATCGCCCTGGACGTGGTCTATGAGGATGATGACCTGATTGTCATCAACAAGCCCACCGGGCTGGTGGTGCACCCGGCGGCAGGTCATGCCGACGGGACCCTGCTGAACGGGCTGCTACATCACGATGAGCGCCTGAACAGCCTGCCACGGGCGGGGATCGTGCATCGGCTGGACCGGGATACTACCGGGCTGATGGTGGTAGCGCGTTCCCTGGAGGCGCATACCAGCCTGGTGTCACAGCTGCAGGACAAGAGCCTGTTCCGCCAGTACGAAGCTATTGCGGTGGGGGTGATGACCGGCGGGGGCAAGGTAGATGCGCCCATTGGCCGTCACCCGGTAGACCGCAAAAGGCAGGCAGTGGTTAAGGAAGGAGGTAAGGAAGCGGTTACTCACTACCGTGTGATGGATCGCTACCGTGCCCATACCCGCATTCAGGTGAAGCTGGAAACCGGCCGCACCCACCAGATCCGGGTGCACATGGCTTACCGCAATTACCCCCTGGTAGGGGATCCGCTCTACGGTGGCCGCCTGAAATTCCCGGCGGGTGCGACCGAGGAGCTTCGTCAGGCCCTGCGCCGTTTTCCCCGCCAGGCTCTGCATGCCCGCAAACTGGGCTTGATTCACCCGGCAAGTGGAGAATACTGTGAATTCGAAGCGCCGTTGCCCGACGATATGCAGGGGCTGATCAAGGTGCTGGAAGACGACGCGGCCAACGCGTGA
- a CDS encoding NAD+ synthase produces MRIIMAQQNALVGDIEGNAQRVIEAADEARRLLGADLVVFPELMLTGYPPEDLLLRPSLNSRVDDALAAIGEAITLPVVLGYPAVRNGLRRNAAGVLFPGERQPRHEYFKQCLPNYRVFDEKRYFQAGDAPCTFELGGWTFGITICEDIWHSAPASQLQEAGAQIVLNLNASPFRANKVAERLEQVQARSRETGMSILYCNLVGGQDELVFDGASFACNSRGEKCVQGASFNEALVPVDLQCEGGSCDPVGELLPVPELEQSLYQALVLATRDYVNKNGFKGALLGLSGGIDSALTLAVAVDALGPERVEAVMMPFRYTSAMSLEDAEKQARTLRVKYHVMPIEPAFNGFMGILDEAFAGLPKDTTEENLQARCRGVILMALSNKSGSVVLTTGNKSEMAVGYATLYGDMAGGFSVLKDVFKTMVFRLCWWRNQQAGSEIIPERVITRPPSAELAPDQVDTDSLPDYDELDAILQRYVEQDMSAEAVIRDGFDRDNVYRVVKLTDRNEYKRRQAAVGPRVSRRAFGKDRRYPITNGWRPGD; encoded by the coding sequence AGCTGATGCTCACGGGCTATCCGCCGGAAGACCTGTTGCTGCGCCCCAGCCTCAACAGCCGCGTGGACGATGCACTGGCCGCCATTGGCGAGGCGATCACGTTACCTGTCGTGCTGGGTTATCCCGCGGTTCGCAATGGGCTGCGGCGCAATGCTGCCGGGGTGCTTTTCCCCGGCGAAAGGCAACCGCGCCATGAGTACTTCAAGCAATGTCTGCCCAACTACCGTGTTTTCGATGAAAAGCGTTATTTCCAGGCTGGCGACGCGCCCTGCACATTCGAGTTGGGGGGCTGGACCTTCGGCATCACCATCTGTGAAGACATCTGGCACAGTGCACCCGCCAGCCAGCTTCAGGAGGCCGGCGCACAAATCGTGCTGAACCTGAATGCATCACCGTTCCGCGCCAACAAGGTCGCAGAGCGGCTGGAGCAGGTCCAGGCGCGTAGCCGGGAAACCGGTATGTCCATCCTCTACTGCAACCTGGTGGGCGGCCAGGATGAACTGGTGTTCGACGGGGCGTCGTTTGCCTGCAACTCCCGTGGTGAAAAGTGCGTCCAGGGCGCCAGCTTCAATGAGGCGCTGGTGCCGGTGGACCTGCAGTGTGAGGGGGGCAGTTGTGACCCTGTGGGGGAATTGCTGCCCGTGCCGGAACTGGAGCAGAGTCTCTACCAGGCGCTGGTACTGGCCACCCGGGACTACGTGAACAAGAATGGCTTCAAGGGCGCCTTGCTGGGACTGTCCGGCGGCATTGATTCCGCACTCACCCTGGCGGTGGCTGTGGACGCGTTGGGGCCGGAACGGGTAGAAGCGGTGATGATGCCGTTCCGTTACACCTCAGCCATGAGTCTCGAGGATGCAGAAAAACAGGCTCGTACCCTGCGGGTGAAATATCACGTGATGCCTATTGAGCCGGCGTTCAACGGCTTTATGGGGATTCTCGATGAGGCGTTTGCCGGCTTGCCCAAAGACACCACGGAGGAAAACCTGCAGGCCCGTTGCCGGGGGGTGATTCTCATGGCGTTATCCAACAAGAGTGGCTCAGTCGTGCTGACCACCGGCAACAAGAGTGAAATGGCGGTGGGTTATGCCACCCTGTATGGAGACATGGCCGGCGGCTTCTCCGTGCTCAAGGATGTCTTCAAGACCATGGTGTTCCGGCTTTGCTGGTGGCGTAACCAGCAGGCGGGTAGCGAGATCATTCCCGAGCGGGTCATCACTCGACCACCTTCCGCCGAGCTGGCACCGGACCAGGTAGATACCGACTCCCTGCCCGACTACGACGAGCTGGATGCCATTCTGCAGCGCTATGTGGAACAGGACATGAGCGCAGAGGCGGTGATTCGTGACGGCTTCGACCGTGACAACGTCTATCGTGTCGTCAAGCTCACTGACCGCAACGAATACAAGCGCCGCCAGGCGGCGGTGGGCCCCCGGGTCAGCCGGCGCGCTTTCGGCAAGGACCGCCGCTACCCGATCACCAACGGCTGGCGGCCGGGGGACTAA
- a CDS encoding outer membrane protein assembly factor BamD, which translates to MPRFFWPLLALMLLAGCASNKDAPELTEAAQYREAHDSIESKNYLTAIDQLKELEVRFPYGDFAEQSGLDLIYAYYMSVDYPATVVAAQRFMRNYPAHPRTDYALYMRGLANFNMEKGLFDNLVSSDRSARDMDAAKDAFRDFERLVTRYPDSEYAPDARARMVHIRNQLARQELHVARYYARRGAIVASVNRAQYVVKHYQRTPAVEEALAIMVKSYERLEYPELAAKSRAVLALNFPESGYLGDEQEVDLAWWPDEDNGILSLLTFDLL; encoded by the coding sequence ATGCCACGCTTTTTCTGGCCACTCCTGGCCCTGATGCTGCTTGCCGGCTGTGCCAGCAACAAGGATGCTCCGGAACTCACCGAAGCCGCCCAGTATCGGGAAGCCCATGACTCCATCGAGTCAAAGAACTACCTCACAGCCATTGACCAGCTCAAGGAGCTGGAGGTCCGCTTTCCCTACGGCGATTTTGCTGAACAGTCCGGCCTTGACCTGATTTACGCCTATTACATGTCCGTGGATTATCCGGCCACCGTAGTCGCGGCACAGCGGTTCATGCGTAATTACCCGGCACATCCTCGTACCGACTACGCCCTTTACATGCGCGGACTGGCCAACTTCAACATGGAAAAGGGCCTGTTCGACAACCTGGTCAGCTCCGACCGTTCCGCCCGTGATATGGATGCGGCCAAGGATGCCTTCCGGGATTTCGAGCGACTGGTGACCCGCTACCCGGACAGCGAGTATGCGCCAGACGCCCGCGCCCGCATGGTCCACATTCGCAATCAGCTGGCCCGGCAGGAACTGCATGTGGCCCGCTACTACGCCCGTCGCGGCGCCATTGTGGCTTCCGTGAACCGTGCCCAGTACGTGGTCAAACACTACCAGCGAACCCCGGCGGTGGAGGAAGCGCTGGCCATCATGGTGAAGAGCTACGAGCGCCTGGAATACCCGGAACTGGCCGCCAAAAGCCGCGCCGTGCTGGCGCTCAACTTCCCGGAGAGTGGCTATCTGGGCGACGAACAGGAAGTGGACCTGGCCTGGTGGCCCGACGAGGACAACGGCATCCTCAGCCTGCTGACATTCGACCTTCTTTGA